Proteins from a genomic interval of Macadamia integrifolia cultivar HAES 741 unplaced genomic scaffold, SCU_Mint_v3 scaffold456, whole genome shotgun sequence:
- the LOC122068753 gene encoding membrane-anchored ubiquitin-fold protein 3-like, whose translation MPEEDLVELKFRLYDGTDIGPIRYSSASTVAMLKERIVAEWPKDKKIVPKAANDVKLISAGKILENSKTVGQCREPFGELPGGVITMHVVVQPSLVKTKTEKKVDDSPRKSVCSCTIL comes from the exons ATGCCGGAAGAAGATCTGGTCGAGCTTAAGTTCCGGCTATACGATGGGACCGACATCGGACCGATCCGGTACTCCTCAGCCTCTACTGTTGCCATGCTCAAGGAAAGAATCGTTGCCGAATGGCCGAAAG ATAAAAAAATTGTACCAAAAGCGGCAAATGATGTCAAACTGATAAGTGCTGGGAAAATCTTGGAAAACAGCAAGACTGTTGGCCAGTGTAGAGAACCCTTTGGTGAGCTCCCAGGAGGGGTCATCACCATGCATGTTGTTGTTCAGCCCTCTCTAGTGAAGACAAAAACAG AAAAGAAGGTTGACGATTCCCCCAGGAAAAGTGTCTGCTCCTGTACCATTTTGTAA
- the LOC122068739 gene encoding transmembrane emp24 domain-containing protein p24delta9-like, which produces MSGFGIFILTLGLLSSIAQSLRFDLQSGHTKCIAEDIKNNAMTVGKYSIVNFHEGYPLPDSHRITARVTSSYGNNYHYGDTVESGQFAFTAAESGDYMTCFSVLDHHPPVTLTVDFDWRTGVAAKDWSNVAKKGQIDVSNYISSPFSSKLLFPGFAFLVN; this is translated from the exons ATGAGCggatttggaatttttattttaactcTAGGGCTTCTATCCTCTATCGCTCAATCTCTTCGTTTCGATCTTCAATCTGGCCACACCAAGTGCATCGCGGAAGATATCAAGAACAATGCCATGACAGTCGGGAAGTATAGTATCGTTAATTTCCACGAGGGTTATCCGTTGCCCGATTCGCATAGGATCACTGCGAGG GTTACTTCTTCTTACGGCAACAATTATCACTACGGGGATACCGTGGAGTCTGGACAATTTGCTTTCACTGCCGCTGAGTCTGGTGATTACATGACTTGTTTCTCTGTTCTTGACCACCATCCACCTGTTACGTTGACGGTTGATTTCGATTGGAGGACTGGTGTTGCAGCGAAGGACTGGTCCAATGTTGCTAAGAAAGGGCAAATCGATGTCAGTAACTATATCTCATCTCCGTTTTCTTCTAAACTTCTTTTTCCTGGATTTGCATTCCTTGTTAATTAA